Part of the Streptomyces sp. HSG2 genome, TCCCCGCCACCCTAGCGGCATCGGCGGGTCGCCCCGAACGGTGTGTCCGACAGCTGGACCCACCCGCTCACCTGTGCGGACGGGCTGTCGAATGCGCCTGCCGCACCTCGACGGAACGTCCCGGTGTCCCCGGCGGACGAGGCCGTTGCCCGCCGGTCGACCGTGACCTAGGCGGGCTGCTCGGCGGCCGCGATGCGTTCCTCGCGCAGCGCCTCGTACCACCGGTCGTCCGTCGGCGGCAACGCGTTGACGTCGAGGGCCAGCTTCAGCAGCAGGTCGGCGATCTGAGGGTTTCGGGCCAGCACCGGTCCGTGCATGTAGGTCCCGAAGACCGTGTCGTTGTAGGCGCCCTCGGTGCTGTCGCCCGTGCCGTTGCCGTTGCCGAAGCGGACCCGGGCCAGGGGGCGGGCGGTGGGGCCCAGGCGGGTGACGCCTTGGTGGTTCTCGAATCCGGTCAGCGGTGGCAGGCCCAGGCGCGGGTCGATGTCGCCCAGGACGTCGCCGACGCATCGCTCGCCCTCGCCGCGCATCGAGACCACATCGAGCAGCCCGAGACCCTGCTCACGTCTGCCGAGGTCGTTGACGAACTCGTGGCCCAGGATCTGGTAGCCGGCGCAGACGGAGAAGAGGATGGCGCCGTTGCCCGCCGCCCGCTCCAGCCCGCCGTCGCGGCGGAGTCGCTCCGCGGCCAGGCGTTGGGGGCGGTCCTCGCCCCCGCCGATCAGATAGATGTCGCCGGAGGTGGGGATCTGCTGGTCGCTGCGTACGTCCACCCGGGCGACGTCCAGGCCGCGCTGCCGGGCCCGGCGTTCGATGACGAGGACGTTGCCCTGGTCGCCGTAGGTGCTGAGCAGGTCCGGGTAGATCCAGACGACCCGGAGTTGGTTGTCGCTCACGAGACTCCCTGAGGTGCGGTGGTCAGTTGCCGACCCGGCGGCGCAGATCCTGGAAGGCGGTGTAGTTGGCGATGACCTCGATCCGGCCCGGCGGGCACAGCCGCACCGCCTCGTCGAGGTTCTCGCACACCTGGAACCGCTGGTCGGCGACCTCCAGTCGCACGGCCAGGTCCAGCCTGCGGTCGCCGACGACGCAGATGGGGTGGCCCGAGAGCCGACCGTAGTCCACGTCCCAGAGCCAGGAGGTGTCGGTCCCGTCGGCGCCCCGCGCGTTGACCGACAGGATGACCGGCGTCGGGGGCGGGTCGATGAGAGAGAACGTCTCCAACCAGCCGGCCGGGTTCTTCGCCAGCAGAAGGCGCAGGTCCCGGTCCTGGAAGCGCACCACGTCGTAGCGCCCCGCCACCGCCTCCACCTCGTGCATGCGTTCCAAGGCGACCTGGGGCGGTACTCCGAACACGGCGGCCACCGCCGCGGAGGAGGCGGCGTTGGCCTTGTTGGCCCGCCCCGGCAGTCGCAGCCGGATCGGCCACGCGGACCCCTGGGGGTCGAGCACGTGGTCGCCGGAGAGCGCCCAGGTCGGCCGCGGTCGACGGAACCCGCACTCGCCGCAGAACCAGTCTTCGCCGGGGCGCTGCATCACGCCGCCACACGACGGGCAGGACCAGGCGTCGTCCTTCCACATCTGGCCCGCGGCCACCCAGACGACGTGCGGCGAGGAGGACGCGGCCCACACCACCAGCGGATCGTCGCAGTTGGCCACGACCACGGCCTTCGAGCCGGCCAGTCCCTCCCGCCAGTTCTCCGCGAGCATCCGGGTCTCGGCGGCGCGGTCGAGCTGGTCGCGGGAGAGGTTCAGCAGGGCGATGCACTTCGGATCCGTGTCGCGGGCCACCCCGGCGAGGTACTTCTCGTCCACCTCGATGACGCCGAAACGGGCGTCGGAGTTGCCCGCCAGCGCGGAGGTGATACCGGCCGGCATGTTGGCGCCCAGGGCGTTGGAGACGACCGGCCCGGCCGCCCGGAGGGCCTCCGCGATCAGTCGGGTCGTCGTGGTCTTGCCGTTGGTCGCCGAGACCAGGACGACGTCCAGGTTCTGGGCCAGCCGGGCGAGCAGGTCGGGATCGAGTCGGAGCGCGATCCGGCCGCCGATCACCGAGCCGCTGCCGCGTCCGGCGGCGCGGGACGCCGCCGCGACCGCCTTGCCCGCGGTCACGGCGAGCTTGGCCCGCGGCGTGAGCGGGTCCGAGTTGCCTGCCATCAGTTCTCGATCCTCCTTGCGTACGCGCCGCGCCCGAAGCCTGTGGAGATGGCCGGCCACGTGGTGTGGACCTCAGCCTATCGAGATCATCGCGCACTCCCGAATCCCGCCTCCGCCCCCGGCGGACGGGGCGACGTCCGCCCCTCCCCGGCCCCGTAGCCTGAGGCGCATGCGATACGGCTCGATCCCGGGCGCCCACGGGCGCGTGCGGCCCCTCACCCTGCTCGGCGACCCGGTCCTACGGGAGCCGAGCCGTGACGTCACCGACTTCGGGCCCGGGTTGGGCCGCCTGGTGGAGGACCTGTTCGCGACCATGTACGCGGCGGGCGGTGTCGGCCTCGCCGCCTGTCAGGTCGGCGTGCCGCTGCGGGTGTTCGTGTACGACTGCCCGGACGACGAGGACGTCCGACACCTGGGCCACCTGGTGAACCCGAGGACGGTCGCCACCGACGGGGTGGTGGTGCGCGGTCCCGAGGGCTGCCTCTCGCTACCGGGTCTGGAGGGCGCGACCGAGCGCCATGACCGTGCCGTCGTGGAAGGCCTCACCCTGGCCGGAGAAGCGGTGACGGTGCGGG contains:
- a CDS encoding glutamine amidotransferase translates to MSDNQLRVVWIYPDLLSTYGDQGNVLVIERRARQRGLDVARVDVRSDQQIPTSGDIYLIGGGEDRPQRLAAERLRRDGGLERAAGNGAILFSVCAGYQILGHEFVNDLGRREQGLGLLDVVSMRGEGERCVGDVLGDIDPRLGLPPLTGFENHQGVTRLGPTARPLARVRFGNGNGTGDSTEGAYNDTVFGTYMHGPVLARNPQIADLLLKLALDVNALPPTDDRWYEALREERIAAAEQPA
- a CDS encoding MurT ligase domain-containing protein, with protein sequence MAGNSDPLTPRAKLAVTAGKAVAAASRAAGRGSGSVIGGRIALRLDPDLLARLAQNLDVVLVSATNGKTTTTRLIAEALRAAGPVVSNALGANMPAGITSALAGNSDARFGVIEVDEKYLAGVARDTDPKCIALLNLSRDQLDRAAETRMLAENWREGLAGSKAVVVANCDDPLVVWAASSSPHVVWVAAGQMWKDDAWSCPSCGGVMQRPGEDWFCGECGFRRPRPTWALSGDHVLDPQGSAWPIRLRLPGRANKANAASSAAVAAVFGVPPQVALERMHEVEAVAGRYDVVRFQDRDLRLLLAKNPAGWLETFSLIDPPPTPVILSVNARGADGTDTSWLWDVDYGRLSGHPICVVGDRRLDLAVRLEVADQRFQVCENLDEAVRLCPPGRIEVIANYTAFQDLRRRVGN
- the def gene encoding peptide deformylase; the protein is MRYGSIPGAHGRVRPLTLLGDPVLREPSRDVTDFGPGLGRLVEDLFATMYAAGGVGLAACQVGVPLRVFVYDCPDDEDVRHLGHLVNPRTVATDGVVVRGPEGCLSLPGLEGATERHDRAVVEGLTLAGEAVTVRGTGFFARCLQHECDHLDGRVYADRLAGWRARRLERRIAKAPWGRGRTRDRGGPARGE